In a single window of the Lusitaniella coriacea LEGE 07157 genome:
- a CDS encoding site-specific integrase produces MIRLRLPRAIFGGRQKYISLGIANTPRNRQLAQTKASQIEVDIILGSFDVTLEKYKIKYDIDIPQLNDLWQRYCQFKSKELAPSSKKAFVTVGNHLGKLPTQNVIEARRIANWLIENLSPEAARRTLMQVNACCNWAVEQELIEKNPFHNITRPKRKQTRHIHPFTAAERDLIIETFKSDEYYSYYHPFVCFLFLTGCRPSEAIALKWEHIDPQFRAITFCEAIVERHQKGIKTGKTRHFPINNPLSVLLKSLTPAESPRALLFPSPKGKPIDLHNFTTRAWKGVLGKLVIRYRPTNNTRHTFITLCLKAGVPVQQVAAWVGNSPKIIFDHYAGLLGIDVPEV; encoded by the coding sequence ATGATACGTCTTCGGCTTCCCCGTGCCATCTTTGGCGGTCGCCAAAAATACATCTCCCTTGGTATTGCCAACACCCCTCGCAACCGCCAACTCGCCCAAACCAAAGCCTCTCAAATTGAAGTCGATATCATCCTCGGCTCCTTCGATGTCACCCTCGAAAAATACAAAATCAAATATGACATCGATATTCCCCAACTCAACGACCTTTGGCAGCGCTATTGCCAATTCAAATCCAAAGAACTCGCCCCCAGCAGCAAAAAAGCTTTTGTCACCGTTGGCAATCACTTAGGCAAACTCCCTACCCAAAACGTCATAGAAGCTCGTCGAATTGCTAATTGGTTGATCGAAAACCTCTCGCCCGAAGCCGCGCGACGGACATTAATGCAGGTCAACGCCTGCTGTAATTGGGCAGTTGAACAGGAATTAATCGAAAAGAATCCCTTTCACAACATCACCCGCCCAAAACGCAAGCAAACGCGACATATTCACCCTTTTACCGCAGCAGAGCGCGATTTGATCATTGAAACCTTCAAATCCGACGAATACTACAGCTATTATCACCCCTTCGTCTGTTTCCTCTTCCTCACCGGATGCCGCCCCTCCGAAGCGATCGCGCTCAAATGGGAACACATCGACCCGCAATTCCGAGCCATCACCTTCTGCGAAGCAATTGTAGAAAGGCATCAAAAAGGCATTAAAACCGGTAAAACTCGGCATTTTCCCATTAACAACCCCCTAAGCGTCCTCCTAAAATCCCTAACCCCCGCAGAATCGCCTCGTGCGCTCCTCTTCCCCTCACCCAAGGGAAAACCCATCGACCTGCACAACTTCACCACCAGGGCTTGGAAAGGGGTTCTAGGGAAGCTGGTCATTCGCTACCGTCCCACCAACAACACTCGCCACACCTTCATCACCCTCTGCCTCAAGGCTGGTGTTCCCGTCCAACAGGTCGCGGCATGGGTCGGGAATTCCCCCAAAATTATCTTCGACCACTATGCCGGGTTGTTGGGAATTGACGTTCCGGAGGTGTGA
- a CDS encoding DnaB-like helicase N-terminal domain-containing protein, translated as MTTLAPDTGLKFHSDITSLPPCNIEAEESILGGILLDPKAFDRIKNILRPEAFYVSAHEKIYRAAQTLNEKGQPTDLMTVTSQLRDKKELDSVGGTGKIAQLVDSTISAVNIDRYAELVMKKFFSRQMASLGHSIVELGYDTLATIEEKVTKFAKWVEPFISYAPKEDPDDRLYANLLERVKAIELKEFDPGKRYVKMRRLSKETGWSIKELQTLFLKHMAAKEFEPMMSFEELCEKYGGEVQKWLVNGFLPRGSFNLIHAIGGVGKTLFAYDLLFHVITGRNWNSYPVSNKPCKALIVQTDERPQATIASLKDRLLAQGFEVQFITRWSLENIPYLLQQLKEYRPDIMLVDSLTSINRYSNSSENDADYARKLYILSDAISEVGTCALFIHHSNKSGDSRGSTSIPAAFDQVLELKRPADCRDWSDTRRELSIVKSRFRSPSTYELDLDPETKSWTMVGKKDRSLSFDGEARDAIIELLDANRGTVYEAQEIAYRTSKNINTVRRTASELCQEGLIIKLDLNGDGKRKRNGYFLPDDNDEKGYRLGGPIAEFKEPIAQPEEAIAQEDAIASRSQVAITSKTSDGKENSTCDHEPPIFDRDSGDESVKRSDRAITSTSVVDIAEIGCDHDLRSRTDHDHICHTETAPTVTQPVTEVNDLGKGDRVKYVGDDPGFQRAFSAAGKKYVSIYSIRQGNAELDCSAWGMSPRVPLKDLERVGKAKSVPVVEEAEIFSTNDYEERDESHHLVTEEGDWA; from the coding sequence GCCTTCGATCGCATCAAAAATATCTTGCGACCCGAAGCGTTCTACGTCTCAGCCCATGAAAAAATCTATCGCGCTGCCCAGACGCTCAACGAGAAGGGGCAGCCCACCGACCTGATGACCGTCACCTCTCAGTTGAGGGACAAAAAGGAACTCGATTCTGTGGGCGGCACGGGGAAAATAGCCCAACTGGTCGATAGCACCATCAGCGCCGTCAACATCGACCGTTACGCCGAGTTGGTTATGAAGAAATTCTTCAGCCGCCAGATGGCATCGCTAGGACATTCAATTGTGGAGCTGGGCTATGACACGCTCGCCACCATTGAGGAGAAGGTGACGAAATTTGCGAAATGGGTCGAGCCATTTATCAGCTACGCCCCAAAAGAAGACCCGGACGATCGGCTTTACGCAAACCTTCTCGAACGGGTCAAGGCGATCGAATTGAAGGAGTTCGATCCGGGCAAGCGCTACGTGAAGATGCGCCGCCTCTCCAAGGAAACCGGATGGTCAATTAAGGAACTGCAAACTCTATTTCTAAAACACATGGCAGCGAAGGAGTTCGAGCCGATGATGAGTTTTGAGGAATTATGCGAAAAGTACGGTGGCGAGGTTCAGAAGTGGTTGGTTAATGGCTTCCTGCCTAGGGGAAGCTTCAACCTCATCCATGCCATTGGAGGGGTGGGAAAAACCCTGTTTGCTTACGATCTACTGTTCCACGTCATCACGGGGCGCAACTGGAACAGCTATCCGGTAAGTAATAAACCCTGCAAGGCGCTCATCGTACAAACCGACGAGCGCCCCCAAGCGACGATCGCGAGCTTGAAAGATCGTTTACTGGCTCAGGGTTTTGAAGTCCAATTTATTACTCGATGGTCGTTGGAAAACATTCCCTATCTTCTCCAACAACTGAAGGAGTACCGACCGGACATCATGTTAGTAGATTCCCTGACCTCCATCAATCGTTATAGCAATAGTAGCGAAAATGATGCGGATTATGCCCGGAAACTCTACATCCTGAGCGATGCGATTTCGGAGGTGGGAACTTGCGCGCTGTTTATCCACCACTCGAACAAGAGCGGCGATTCTAGGGGAAGTACTTCTATCCCAGCAGCATTCGACCAAGTGTTGGAACTGAAACGCCCTGCCGATTGTCGGGATTGGTCGGATACCCGCCGCGAGTTGTCGATCGTCAAGTCTCGTTTTCGCAGTCCCTCGACTTATGAACTCGACCTCGACCCAGAGACGAAAAGCTGGACGATGGTGGGGAAAAAAGATCGGAGCCTGAGCTTCGACGGCGAGGCGAGGGACGCGATTATTGAATTGCTGGATGCGAATCGCGGGACGGTCTATGAGGCACAGGAAATCGCCTACCGGACGAGTAAAAACATCAATACGGTTCGTCGCACCGCGAGCGAGTTATGCCAAGAGGGGCTGATTATCAAGCTTGATTTGAATGGCGATGGCAAGCGGAAACGGAATGGCTATTTTCTTCCTGATGATAACGATGAGAAGGGTTATCGGTTGGGTGGACCGATCGCGGAATTTAAAGAACCGATCGCGCAGCCGGAAGAAGCGATCGCGCAAGAAGACGCGATCGCATCGCGATCACAAGTCGCGATCACATCTAAAACCAGTGATGGTAAGGAAAACTCGACTTGTGATCATGAACCCCCAATTTTTGACCGCGATTCGGGCGATGAAAGTGTAAAAAGAAGCGATCGCGCGATCACAAGTACCTCTGTTGTAGATATAGCTGAAATAGGATGTGATCATGACTTGCGATCGCGAACTGATCATGATCACATCTGTCACACGGAAACCGCCCCAACTGTCACACAGCCCGTTACAGAAGTTAACGATCTGGGGAAGGGAGATCGCGTGAAATATGTCGGTGACGATCCCGGTTTTCAGCGCGCATTTTCTGCGGCGGGGAAAAAGTACGTTTCGATTTATTCGATTCGCCAGGGCAACGCGGAATTAGATTGCTCGGCTTGGGGGATGAGTCCCCGCGTCCCCTTGAAAGATTTGGAGCGGGTGGGGAAAGCGAAGTCAGTGCCAGTGGTGGAGGAAGCTGAGATTTTCTCGACCAATGACTATGAGGAGCGGGATGAGAGCCACCACCTTGTCACGGAGGAGGGGGATTGGGCGTGA